From one Micromonospora siamensis genomic stretch:
- a CDS encoding peptidylprolyl isomerase produces MAEAVYATLHTNAGPIRLELFPNHAPKTVRNFIELAEGTKEYTDPRTGQPGSGPYYDGTISHRVISGFMVQMGDPTGTGRGGPGFKFGDEFHPELRFDRPYLLAMANAGPGTNGSQFFITVSPTPHLNNRHTIFGQVADEQSAKVVDQIANTPTGPSDRPLQDVVIERVEIERQQA; encoded by the coding sequence GTGGCCGAGGCTGTCTACGCCACCTTGCACACCAACGCTGGCCCGATCCGGCTGGAGCTCTTCCCGAACCACGCGCCGAAGACCGTCCGGAACTTCATCGAGCTGGCCGAGGGCACGAAGGAGTACACCGACCCGCGGACCGGCCAGCCGGGCAGCGGGCCGTACTACGACGGCACCATCTCGCACCGCGTCATCAGCGGCTTCATGGTCCAGATGGGTGACCCGACCGGCACCGGTCGCGGCGGCCCGGGCTTCAAGTTCGGTGACGAGTTTCACCCCGAGCTGCGCTTCGACCGGCCGTACCTGCTCGCCATGGCGAACGCCGGGCCGGGCACCAACGGCTCGCAGTTCTTCATCACCGTGTCGCCGACCCCGCACCTGAACAACCGGCACACCATCTTCGGTCAGGTCGCCGACGAGCAGTCCGCCAAGGTCGTGGACCAGATCGCCAACACCCCGACCGGCCCGAGCGACCGTCCGCTCCAGGACGTCGTCATCGAGCGGGTCGAGATCGAACGGCAGCAGGCCTGA
- the corA gene encoding magnesium/cobalt transporter CorA — MSDRVQRGNSTPQDGGRVLRPRAWAAPVRAMTRILNADGSPRDATEPVDPRRSSVVDCALYVEGVRQPGEWTYTDALAAAAREPQGFVWLGLHEPELAEMTAIADTYGLHELAVEDAVKAEQRPKLERFGEVAFLVLRTARYCEHTELTETSEVVETGQVMLFIGPKFLISVRHGDACRLAPVRADLEAKRELLLHGPWAVAYAITDRVVDLYLEVSDQIEDDLDVLEADVFDRAGTGRVQRIYQMKRELVEFKRAVVPLQRPMSSLTSQINRDVPKEIRRYFRDVQDHLTRTVEQVNSYDDLLNSILQARLAQVTVEQNNDMRKIAAWAAIGAVWTAIAGIYGMNFENMPELKWTYGYPGVWAVNLALSFFLYRWFRRNGWL; from the coding sequence ATGAGCGACCGGGTGCAGCGGGGGAACTCCACACCGCAGGACGGCGGGCGGGTGCTCCGGCCCCGGGCGTGGGCGGCGCCGGTGCGGGCGATGACCCGCATCCTCAACGCCGACGGCTCGCCCCGGGACGCCACCGAGCCGGTCGATCCCCGGCGCAGCTCGGTGGTCGACTGCGCGCTCTACGTCGAGGGGGTGCGGCAGCCGGGCGAGTGGACGTACACCGACGCCCTGGCCGCCGCCGCCCGCGAACCGCAGGGGTTCGTCTGGCTCGGGCTGCACGAGCCGGAGCTGGCCGAGATGACCGCCATCGCCGACACGTACGGCCTGCACGAGCTGGCCGTCGAGGACGCGGTGAAGGCCGAGCAGCGACCCAAGCTGGAGCGGTTCGGCGAGGTCGCCTTCCTGGTGCTGCGGACCGCCCGGTACTGCGAGCACACCGAGCTGACCGAAACCTCCGAGGTGGTCGAGACCGGTCAGGTGATGCTCTTCATCGGCCCGAAGTTCCTGATCAGTGTCCGGCACGGCGACGCTTGCCGGCTCGCCCCGGTCCGGGCCGACCTGGAGGCCAAGCGGGAGCTGCTGCTGCACGGACCGTGGGCGGTCGCGTACGCGATCACCGACCGGGTGGTGGACCTCTACCTGGAGGTGTCCGACCAGATCGAGGACGACCTGGACGTGCTGGAGGCCGACGTCTTCGACCGGGCCGGCACCGGGCGGGTCCAGCGGATCTACCAGATGAAGCGGGAGCTGGTGGAGTTCAAGCGGGCGGTGGTGCCGCTCCAGCGGCCCATGTCGAGCCTCACCTCCCAGATCAACCGGGACGTGCCCAAGGAGATCCGGCGGTACTTCCGCGACGTCCAGGACCACCTCACCCGCACCGTCGAGCAGGTCAACTCCTACGACGACCTGCTCAACTCGATCCTCCAGGCGCGGCTGGCCCAGGTCACCGTCGAGCAGAACAACGACATGCGCAAGATCGCCGCGTGGGCCGCGATCGGCGCGGTCTGGACGGCCATCGCCGGCATCTACGGCATGAACTTCGAGAACATGCCCGAGCTGAAGTGGACGTACGGCTACCCGGGTGTCTGGGCCGTCAACCTGGCGCTGTCCTTCTTCCTGTACCGCTGGTTCCGCCGTAACGGCTGGCTCTGA
- a CDS encoding aminotransferase-like domain-containing protein produces MTAEQLISFARGAPSLDIVDVEGLKAAAVRAFDADPAGVTAYGTSVGYPPLRKWIADKHGVEADQVLITNGSLQADAFLFDHLVRRGDAVVVERPTYDRTLLNLQKMGGEVHGVTIQPDGLDTAELRKLLESGVRPRLAHVIPNYQNPAGVTLSLEKRRELLDLAAEYEFTIFEDDPYADIRFRGEPLPSMLSLDTRDVVVHASSFTKTVCPGVRVGYLVGPAGLIADIAKKATNLYISPGMVSEAIVHQFCVSGDITRSVQTVSRALGERAGVLAESLRRHIPEASFVEPDGGYFLWVELPEDVDVDRLAPAAAERGVAVVKGSDFMVDGGRHALRLAFSAVTADRIDEGVRRLAAAMAAVRG; encoded by the coding sequence ATGACCGCCGAGCAGCTGATCTCGTTCGCCCGTGGAGCTCCCTCGCTGGACATCGTGGATGTCGAGGGGCTCAAGGCCGCCGCCGTCCGCGCCTTCGACGCCGACCCCGCCGGGGTGACCGCCTACGGCACCTCCGTCGGCTACCCGCCCCTGCGGAAGTGGATCGCCGACAAGCACGGCGTCGAGGCGGACCAGGTGCTGATCACCAACGGCTCCCTGCAGGCCGACGCGTTCCTCTTCGACCACCTGGTCCGTCGCGGTGACGCGGTGGTGGTGGAGCGCCCGACGTACGACCGGACGCTGCTCAACCTGCAGAAGATGGGCGGTGAGGTGCACGGGGTGACCATCCAGCCGGACGGCCTGGACACCGCCGAGCTGCGCAAGCTGCTGGAGTCCGGGGTGCGCCCCCGGCTGGCCCACGTCATCCCCAACTACCAGAACCCGGCCGGCGTCACCCTCTCCCTGGAGAAGCGCCGCGAGCTGCTCGACCTGGCCGCCGAGTACGAGTTCACGATCTTCGAGGACGACCCGTACGCCGACATCCGGTTCCGGGGCGAGCCGCTGCCGTCGATGCTCTCCCTGGACACCCGCGACGTGGTGGTGCACGCCTCCAGCTTCACCAAGACCGTCTGCCCGGGCGTACGGGTCGGCTACCTGGTCGGCCCGGCCGGCCTGATCGCCGACATCGCCAAGAAGGCCACCAACCTCTACATCTCGCCGGGCATGGTCTCCGAGGCGATCGTGCACCAGTTCTGCGTCTCCGGTGACATCACCCGGTCGGTCCAGACGGTCAGCCGGGCGCTCGGCGAGCGGGCCGGGGTGCTGGCCGAGTCGCTGCGCCGGCACATCCCGGAGGCGAGCTTCGTCGAGCCCGACGGCGGCTACTTCCTCTGGGTCGAGCTGCCCGAGGACGTGGACGTGGACCGGCTCGCCCCGGCCGCCGCCGAGCGGGGCGTGGCCGTGGTGAAGGGGAGCGACTTCATGGTCGACGGCGGGCGGCACGCCCTCCGGCTGGCGTTCTCGGCGGTCACCGCCGACCGGATCGACGAGGGCGTGCGACGGCTGGCCGCCGCCATGGCGGCCGTCCGCGGCTGA
- a CDS encoding CBS domain-containing protein, protein MQVREAMSHEVLVVGPEHTLRQAARMMAARRVGSAVVIDPESEGIGIMTERDVLNAIGSDLDCDTERTRAHVSWDVVYAGPDWTVEEAAAAMARGGFRHLVVLDGREVAGVISVRDLMRVWSEQRLAVR, encoded by the coding sequence ATGCAGGTTCGCGAAGCGATGTCCCACGAGGTACTCGTCGTCGGCCCGGAGCACACGCTCCGCCAGGCGGCCCGGATGATGGCGGCCCGCCGGGTGGGCTCCGCGGTGGTGATCGATCCCGAGTCCGAGGGGATCGGCATCATGACCGAACGTGACGTGCTCAACGCCATCGGATCGGACCTGGACTGCGACACCGAACGTACCCGGGCGCACGTGAGCTGGGACGTCGTCTACGCCGGTCCGGACTGGACGGTGGAGGAGGCGGCCGCGGCGATGGCCCGCGGCGGGTTCCGGCACCTGGTGGTGCTGGACGGCCGCGAGGTGGCCGGCGTGATCTCGGTACGCGACCTGATGCGGGTCTGGTCGGAGCAGCGGCTGGCGGTCCGCTGA
- a CDS encoding phosphocholine cytidylyltransferase family protein gives MIGMVLAAGAGRRLRPYTDTLPKALVPVDGEITILDIALRNLAEVGLTEVVIVVGYAADAVRDRQADLEKKYGVTLTLVHNDKAEEWNNAYSLWLAREHFARGVLLVNGDTVHPVSVEKTLLAERGPGILLAVDTIKPLAEEEMKTTFDAAGQLTRITKLMDPGEAYGEYIGATLIEPQVAGPLADALEATWRRDPNLYYEDGYQEFADRGGEVRAAPIGDVSWVEVDNHADLARAREIACHY, from the coding sequence ATGATCGGGATGGTGCTCGCGGCCGGTGCGGGGCGTCGGCTGCGCCCGTACACCGACACCCTGCCGAAGGCCCTGGTGCCGGTGGACGGTGAGATCACCATCCTGGACATCGCGCTGCGCAACCTCGCCGAGGTCGGGCTCACCGAGGTGGTGATCGTCGTCGGGTACGCCGCGGACGCGGTCCGGGACCGCCAGGCCGACCTGGAGAAGAAGTACGGCGTGACGCTCACGCTCGTGCACAACGACAAGGCCGAGGAGTGGAACAACGCGTACTCGCTCTGGCTGGCCCGGGAGCACTTCGCCCGGGGTGTGCTGCTGGTCAACGGCGACACCGTGCACCCGGTGAGCGTGGAGAAGACCCTGCTGGCCGAGCGCGGCCCGGGCATCCTGCTCGCCGTCGACACCATCAAGCCGCTGGCCGAGGAGGAGATGAAGACCACCTTCGACGCCGCCGGCCAGCTCACCCGGATCACCAAGCTGATGGACCCGGGCGAGGCGTACGGGGAGTACATCGGCGCGACGCTGATCGAGCCGCAGGTGGCCGGCCCGCTCGCCGACGCGCTGGAGGCGACCTGGCGGCGCGACCCGAACCTCTACTACGAGGACGGCTACCAGGAGTTCGCCGACCGCGGTGGTGAGGTGCGGGCGGCGCCGATCGGCGACGTGTCCTGGGTCGAGGTCGACAACCACGCGGACCTGGCCCGGGCGCGGGAGATCGCGTGCCACTACTAG
- a CDS encoding iron-containing alcohol dehydrogenase family protein produces the protein MPLLARTVNTPLTIEVRRGAVADLGPLLADRRISAGGNVAVVVGPGQGEKIVELCRPLLGSADVFTVAGGTIDAANELGDRLRRRQYDAVVGIGGGKTIDTTKYAATRYGMPMVTVATSLANDGIASPTASLDHEGGKGSYGVHIPIAVIVDLDFVESGPDRQTQAGIGDAVSNLNACADWELAHEVRGEPIDGLAMTLARTGAEALVNHPGKITDDAFLTTLAEALILGGIASSVHGSTRPVSGGDHEISHAIDKLYPGTGSHGEQVGLGALFCTFLRGDTERFGQLARCLHRHGLATTPADLGLTDEQFVEAVQFAPATRPDRYTILEHLALSPTGTRERLADYAGAIRDQRG, from the coding sequence GTGCCACTACTAGCCCGGACGGTCAACACCCCGCTGACGATCGAGGTCCGGCGGGGTGCCGTCGCGGACCTCGGTCCTCTCCTCGCCGATCGTCGGATCTCCGCCGGGGGCAACGTGGCGGTGGTCGTCGGCCCCGGTCAGGGCGAGAAGATCGTGGAGCTGTGTCGTCCGTTGCTCGGCTCCGCCGACGTGTTCACCGTCGCCGGGGGCACCATCGACGCCGCGAACGAACTCGGCGACCGACTGCGCCGCCGCCAGTACGACGCCGTGGTAGGCATCGGTGGTGGTAAGACCATCGACACCACCAAGTACGCCGCGACCCGGTACGGCATGCCGATGGTGACCGTCGCGACCAGCCTGGCCAACGACGGGATCGCGTCCCCGACCGCCTCGCTCGACCATGAGGGCGGCAAGGGCTCCTACGGCGTGCACATCCCGATCGCGGTGATCGTCGACCTGGACTTCGTGGAGAGCGGTCCGGACCGGCAGACCCAGGCGGGCATCGGCGACGCGGTGAGCAACCTGAACGCGTGCGCCGACTGGGAGCTGGCCCACGAGGTGCGCGGCGAGCCGATCGACGGGCTGGCGATGACGCTGGCTCGGACCGGCGCCGAGGCGCTGGTCAACCACCCGGGCAAGATCACCGACGACGCCTTCCTGACCACCTTGGCCGAGGCGCTGATTCTCGGCGGGATCGCCAGCTCGGTGCACGGGTCGACCCGCCCGGTCAGTGGCGGTGACCACGAGATCTCGCACGCGATCGACAAGCTTTACCCGGGCACGGGCTCACACGGCGAGCAGGTCGGGCTCGGGGCCCTCTTCTGCACCTTCCTGCGCGGCGACACCGAACGCTTCGGCCAGCTCGCCCGCTGCCTGCACCGGCACGGCCTGGCGACGACGCCGGCGGACCTGGGGTTGACCGACGAGCAGTTCGTCGAGGCGGTGCAGTTCGCGCCAGCCACCCGGCCGGACCGCTACACGATCCTCGAACACCTGGCCCTGTCGCCTACCGGGACGCGGGAGCGGCTGGCAGACTACGCCGGTGCAATCCGCGACCAGCGTGGCTGA
- a CDS encoding CDP-alcohol phosphatidyltransferase family protein, with translation MQSATSVAEARPTVADFHRVNRGGGLFSESVSQWLGAVFALVAQRLGLRPTALTLTNLVLGLAASVTVVALAPKVAAGDVPAWVVGLVALVGWQVAYALDCADGQLARVTGTGSAAGARVDVLCDVAAQIALVAALSATAVAQRPSTPTWLVAVFAGTWMVNLVTSVMQAGPNAASMVTSTSVPVRLAKLVRDYGAVIFVAGLVLIFAPALTFWVIVAFTVVNGGFLLASIAFSARASL, from the coding sequence GTGCAATCCGCGACCAGCGTGGCTGAGGCCCGTCCCACCGTCGCCGACTTCCACCGGGTGAACCGGGGCGGCGGCCTGTTCAGCGAGTCGGTCAGCCAGTGGCTCGGCGCGGTCTTCGCGCTGGTCGCCCAGCGCCTCGGGTTGCGCCCGACCGCGCTGACCCTCACCAACCTGGTGCTCGGCCTGGCCGCCTCGGTGACCGTGGTGGCGCTCGCCCCGAAGGTCGCCGCCGGTGACGTACCGGCCTGGGTGGTCGGGCTGGTCGCGCTGGTCGGCTGGCAGGTGGCGTACGCGCTGGACTGCGCGGACGGGCAGCTCGCCCGGGTGACCGGCACCGGCAGCGCGGCGGGCGCCCGGGTCGACGTGCTCTGTGACGTGGCCGCCCAGATCGCCCTGGTGGCAGCCCTGTCGGCGACCGCCGTGGCGCAGCGACCGTCCACGCCGACCTGGCTGGTCGCGGTCTTCGCCGGCACCTGGATGGTCAACCTGGTCACCTCGGTGATGCAGGCCGGCCCGAACGCCGCCAGCATGGTCACCTCGACCAGCGTGCCCGTACGCCTGGCGAAGCTGGTCCGCGACTACGGCGCGGTGATCTTCGTGGCCGGCCTGGTCCTGATCTTCGCCCCGGCGCTGACCTTCTGGGTGATCGTGGCGTTCACCGTCGTCAACGGCGGCTTTCTGCTGGCCAGCATCGCCTTCTCCGCCCGCGCCTCGCTGTAG
- a CDS encoding nuclear transport factor 2-like protein: MVVTTGEGRGVSVEHGPFRFAFNDLFTFRDGLIARVDSYLVPLP, encoded by the coding sequence GTGGTGGTCACCACGGGCGAGGGCCGCGGCGTCAGCGTGGAGCACGGCCCCTTCCGGTTCGCCTTCAACGACCTCTTCACGTTCCGCGACGGCCTGATCGCCCGCGTCGACTCCTACCTCGTCCCGCTCCCCTGA
- a CDS encoding glycosyltransferase: MRIVVAHNRYREAQPSGENTIVDAEIAQLTAAGVEVLPFLRSSDEIPSMSKAAKALLPISPIWAPKAQQDLGRLLDEHRPDVLHLHNPYPLLSPWVVRTAHRHGVPVVQTVHNYRQVCSSGLYFRDGVICQDCRGRTLGVPAIVHRCYRGSRAQSALMATTLAVHRPTWKSVDRFIALTSAVADHLRDYGVPDERIVVKPNAVPDPGVPAPLGDGFLFMARLSPEKGLDLLLEAWRRHPVGALGQLRVAGDGELRPLVEAAAAERADVTYLGQLDRAGVRAAIDASAVVLATSTWHDVLPTVIIEALASGRPVLGTALGGIPYLVGADAPREPAGTGPAEVASAPAAGAPGPALPVGVETGEAGWVVAPEASALAAALPVARAGAAALAPAARARYERTFHPDVVTRRLLDIYADVARP, from the coding sequence GTGAGAATCGTGGTGGCGCACAACCGGTATCGGGAGGCTCAGCCGTCCGGCGAGAACACCATCGTCGACGCGGAGATCGCCCAGCTCACCGCGGCCGGGGTGGAGGTGCTGCCGTTCCTGCGTAGCTCCGACGAGATCCCGTCGATGTCGAAGGCGGCCAAGGCGCTGCTGCCGATCTCACCGATCTGGGCGCCGAAGGCCCAGCAGGATCTCGGCCGCCTGCTCGACGAGCACCGGCCGGACGTGCTGCACCTGCACAACCCGTACCCGCTGCTCTCGCCCTGGGTGGTGCGGACCGCGCACCGGCACGGCGTGCCGGTGGTGCAGACCGTGCACAACTACCGGCAGGTCTGCTCCTCCGGGCTGTACTTCCGGGACGGGGTGATCTGCCAGGACTGCCGGGGCCGGACGCTGGGCGTGCCGGCGATCGTGCACCGCTGCTACCGGGGCTCCCGGGCGCAGAGCGCCCTGATGGCCACCACCCTGGCGGTGCACCGCCCCACCTGGAAGTCGGTGGACCGGTTCATCGCGCTGACCAGCGCGGTCGCCGACCACCTGCGCGACTACGGCGTCCCGGACGAGCGGATCGTGGTCAAGCCGAACGCCGTTCCCGACCCGGGCGTCCCGGCGCCACTCGGTGACGGTTTCCTCTTCATGGCCCGGCTCAGCCCGGAGAAGGGGCTGGACCTGCTGCTGGAGGCGTGGCGGCGGCACCCGGTCGGTGCGCTGGGCCAGCTGCGGGTCGCCGGCGACGGCGAGCTGCGACCGCTGGTCGAGGCGGCCGCCGCCGAGCGCGCCGACGTGACGTACCTGGGCCAGCTCGACCGCGCCGGGGTACGCGCCGCGATCGACGCCTCCGCCGTGGTGCTGGCGACGTCGACCTGGCACGACGTGCTGCCCACGGTGATCATCGAGGCGCTGGCCAGTGGCCGGCCGGTGCTCGGCACCGCGCTCGGCGGCATCCCGTACCTGGTCGGCGCGGACGCCCCCCGCGAGCCCGCCGGCACCGGCCCCGCCGAGGTCGCCTCGGCCCCCGCCGCCGGCGCCCCCGGCCCGGCCCTGCCGGTCGGGGTGGAGACGGGCGAGGCGGGCTGGGTGGTGGCGCCGGAGGCGTCGGCGCTGGCCGCCGCGCTGCCGGTCGCCCGGGCCGGCGCCGCGGCGCTCGCCCCGGCGGCCCGGGCCCGCTATGAGCGCACCTTCCACCCCGACGTGGTCACCAGGCGCCTCCTCGACATCTACGCCGACGTCGCCCGCCCCTGA
- a CDS encoding Fpg/Nei family DNA glycosylase produces MPELPEVEALAGYLRERAVGRRVERLEVAAISALKTYDPPPGAVSGRTVTGAGRHGKFLDVIFDGDLHLLVHLARAGWLHYRESFPSTTPLRPGKGPIAVRVRLDDGSGFDLTEAGTQKKLAAYLVTDPALVPGVAKLGPDALAADLATFAERIRSRRGQVKGALTDQAVLAGVGNAYSDEILHTAKLSPFAITDRLSDDQMAALHTATRQVLGDAVARSAGQRAAELKGEKRSGLRVHARTGLPCPVCGDTVREVSFADSSLQYCPTCQTGGKPLADRRLSRLVR; encoded by the coding sequence GTGCCCGAACTACCGGAGGTGGAAGCGCTCGCCGGTTACCTGCGCGAGCGGGCGGTGGGCCGGCGTGTCGAACGCCTCGAGGTCGCCGCGATCAGCGCGCTGAAGACGTACGACCCGCCGCCCGGCGCGGTGTCCGGTCGTACGGTGACCGGTGCCGGCCGGCACGGCAAGTTCCTCGACGTGATCTTCGACGGGGACCTGCACCTGCTGGTGCACCTGGCCCGGGCCGGCTGGCTGCACTATCGGGAGTCGTTCCCGTCGACCACCCCGCTGCGCCCCGGCAAGGGCCCGATCGCCGTCCGGGTCCGCCTCGACGACGGTTCCGGCTTCGACCTGACCGAGGCGGGCACCCAGAAGAAGCTCGCCGCCTACCTGGTGACCGATCCGGCCCTGGTGCCCGGGGTGGCCAAGCTGGGTCCGGACGCGCTCGCCGCCGACCTGGCCACCTTCGCCGAGCGGATCCGCAGCCGGCGCGGTCAGGTGAAGGGAGCGCTGACCGACCAGGCGGTGCTGGCCGGGGTCGGCAACGCGTACTCCGACGAGATCCTGCACACGGCGAAGCTGTCGCCGTTCGCGATCACCGACCGGCTCTCCGACGACCAGATGGCCGCGCTGCACACGGCGACCCGGCAGGTGCTCGGCGACGCGGTCGCCCGTTCGGCCGGGCAGCGGGCGGCGGAGCTGAAGGGCGAGAAGCGCTCGGGCCTGCGGGTCCATGCCCGGACCGGGCTGCCCTGTCCGGTCTGTGGCGACACGGTGCGGGAGGTCTCGTTCGCCGACTCCAGCCTCCAGTACTGCCCCACCTGCCAGACGGGTGGCAAGCCGCTCGCTGACCGTCGGTTGTCCCGACTCGTACGGTGA
- a CDS encoding sugar transferase produces the protein MGEVTTSLQRPGTYTGRSKEVRHVDSFEIQPPTPPSHNGVPRSAWARARRRVSRWHRPYIAALLLLDFAAAALASYISIQSFDQAASGFYGVKDDPTWFYTVAFLLLPLGWVVILWGNRAYDRRYLGLGPDEYKRVIRGGVAVAATVSFLAFATVTQLSRWTVGTALLGALLLILFERMVARLVLHLLRRRVGQAGHRMVLVGTLPECLDVYTAVTRNPGAGLVPVAIQITDGYAAARGMRTPVPVYAGRDVLALVREVGGDTIAVCGSASAEPGELRRLAWQLEGSGVDLIVAPQLTDIAGPRVHIRPIEGLPLLYVEEPTLSGPALLAKNVMDKVAAGLGLLLLVPLFVAVAVAIRLSDPGPVFFRQPRVGHEGRTFRVWKFRTMYCDAEERLAGLVDQNETDGLLFKMKQDPRVFPVGRFLRASSLDELPQLINVLWGEMSLVGPRPLPADDGDFLGDVRRRLLVRPGITGLWQVSGRSDLSWDEAVRLDLYYVDNWSLAYDLSILWRTVGVVLARKGAY, from the coding sequence ATGGGTGAGGTGACGACAAGCCTCCAGCGCCCGGGAACCTACACAGGCCGGAGCAAAGAAGTGCGGCACGTCGACAGCTTCGAGATCCAGCCGCCGACACCGCCGTCGCACAACGGCGTGCCCCGGTCAGCGTGGGCCCGGGCCCGTCGTCGGGTGTCCCGTTGGCACCGCCCCTACATCGCCGCGCTGCTGCTGCTCGACTTCGCGGCGGCCGCGCTGGCGAGCTACATCTCGATCCAGAGCTTCGACCAGGCGGCCTCCGGCTTCTACGGCGTCAAGGACGACCCGACCTGGTTCTACACGGTCGCGTTCCTGCTGCTGCCGCTCGGCTGGGTGGTCATCCTCTGGGGCAACCGGGCGTACGACCGGCGCTACCTGGGACTCGGCCCGGACGAGTACAAGCGGGTCATCCGGGGCGGGGTGGCGGTCGCCGCGACCGTCTCCTTCCTGGCCTTCGCCACCGTGACGCAGCTGTCCCGGTGGACGGTCGGCACAGCCCTGCTCGGGGCCCTGCTGCTGATCCTGTTCGAGCGGATGGTCGCCCGGCTGGTGCTGCACCTGCTCCGCCGGCGGGTCGGTCAGGCCGGGCACCGGATGGTGCTGGTCGGCACTTTGCCCGAGTGCCTGGACGTCTACACCGCGGTGACCCGCAACCCGGGCGCCGGGCTGGTGCCGGTGGCCATCCAGATCACCGACGGCTACGCCGCCGCCCGCGGCATGCGGACGCCCGTCCCGGTCTACGCCGGCCGGGACGTGCTCGCCCTGGTCCGCGAGGTCGGCGGGGACACCATCGCGGTCTGCGGCTCGGCCAGCGCCGAGCCGGGCGAGCTGCGCCGGCTGGCCTGGCAGTTGGAGGGCTCCGGCGTCGACCTGATCGTCGCCCCGCAGCTCACCGACATCGCCGGCCCACGGGTGCACATCCGCCCCATCGAGGGCCTGCCGCTGCTCTACGTCGAGGAGCCGACCCTGTCCGGGCCGGCGCTGCTGGCCAAGAACGTGATGGACAAGGTCGCCGCCGGGCTGGGCCTGCTGCTGCTGGTCCCGCTCTTCGTCGCCGTCGCCGTGGCGATCCGCCTCTCCGACCCGGGCCCGGTCTTCTTCCGGCAGCCCCGGGTCGGCCACGAGGGGCGTACGTTCCGGGTCTGGAAGTTCCGGACGATGTACTGCGACGCCGAGGAGCGGCTGGCCGGCCTGGTCGACCAGAACGAGACCGACGGCCTGCTGTTCAAGATGAAGCAGGACCCGCGGGTCTTCCCGGTGGGCCGCTTCCTGCGCGCCTCGTCGCTGGACGAGCTGCCCCAGCTGATCAACGTGCTCTGGGGGGAGATGTCGCTGGTCGGGCCGCGTCCGCTCCCCGCCGACGACGGTGACTTCCTGGGCGACGTGCGGCGCCGGCTGCTGGTCCGGCCCGGCATCACCGGCCTGTGGCAGGTCTCCGGCCGCTCCGACCTGTCCTGGGACGAGGCGGTCCGGCTGGATCTCTACTACGTCGACAACTGGTCGCTGGCGTACGACCTGAGCATTCTGTGGCGCACGGTGGGCGTGGTGCTGGCCCGCAAGGGCGCGTACTAG